A single region of the Panicum virgatum strain AP13 unplaced genomic scaffold, P.virgatum_v5 scaffold_199, whole genome shotgun sequence genome encodes:
- the LOC120693895 gene encoding putative B3 domain-containing protein Os04g0346900 isoform X1, translated as MASSGDHAAAAKHLRVLLPFTCDSLRIPDELAEEIGAEEALVVGPMGGNGKVLWRVEVGRDGNGAFLGRGWPELADACGVGAGWLLVLRHRGRGVLTVKAFDRTRCLRDLGAPAPSPAEAAVSGKATARKPQFIIVLSTDFMEKMPIPAKFLQQHIPKEHQNNCMAIVLGPHGKVYNIKLETYRSDMFFTGGWSQFMVFHDITESNALLVRYEGNMVFTVKVFGTDGIPRDSKQKENRAQQRSTLPHSEKLQKAPSVSIQKHKRKNKTSLGRNSIYKIGPPSWIKKQINTNTLEKHLALAKAFCDAIGLQKPCTITLRTSRADGTKSWLVHGLTCKTSSYLLVQGWRQFCQENHLKEGDTCTFNVIETTLWNVLITRHEEKMNQFCYQETPKSKKNKSNTDGQKMLQGSMNYLNKSRTKSVFEIGPPAWVKKEINASTIENHLNLPLPFCKAIGFRQRCMITLKTSTSSTKSWQACLNLYQNCGQLVGGWKSFCLDNGIRVGDVCTMEIIETTLWNVTVDRREDRTR; from the exons ATGGCTTCGTCCGGCGaccacgccgcggccgccaagCACCTCAGGGTGCTGCTGCCGTTCACCTGCGACAGTCTG CGCATCCCCGACGAGCTCGCCGAGGAGATCGGCGCCGAGGAGGCCCTCGTCGTTGGCCCGATGGGCGGCAATGGCAAGGTCTTATGGCGCGTCGAGGTCGGGCGCGACGGCAACGGCGCGTTCCTGGGCCGCGGCTGGCCCGAGCTCGCCGACGCGTGCGGCGTCGGCGCAGGGTGGCTcctcgtcctccgccaccgcggccgcggcgtgctGACGGTCAAGGCCTTCGACCGCACCCGCTGCCTCAGGGACCTCGGCGCTCCCGCTCCGTCTCCAG CTGAAGCAGCCGTGAGTGGCAAAGCCACCGCTCGTAAGCCACAGTTCATCATTGTGCTTTCAACCGATTTCATGGAAAAGATG CCAATACCTGCTAAGTTTCTGCAACAGCACATCCCCAAAGAGCACCAGAACAATTGTATGGCCATTGTTCTGGGCCCCCATGGCAAAGTTTATAACATTAAACTTGAGACATATCGATCGGACATGTTCTTCACAGGTGGCTGGTCGCAGTTTATGGTGTTTCATGACATTACGGAATCTAATGCCCTGCTGGTGAGGTATGAGGGCAACATGGTTTTCACTGTCAAAGTGTTTGGCACTGATGGAATTCCGAGAGATTCCAAGCAGAAGGAAAACAGAGCTCAACAAA GATCAACATTACCACATAGTGAGAAGTTGCAGAAAGCACCATCTGTTTCCATTCAGAAGCATAAGCGTAAGAACAAGACATCATTAGGAAGGAACTCGATCTACAAGATTGGGCCGCCATCATGGATAAAGAAGCAGATCAACACCAACACACTTGAAAAGCATCTT GCTTTGGCAAAAGCTTTCTGTGATGCTATTGGGTTGCAGAAACCATGCACAATAACACTGAGAACCTCAAGAGCAGATGGTACTAAATCTTGGCTTGTGCATGGACTCACATGCAAAACTAGCAGCTACCTGCTTGTGCAGGGTTGGAGACAGTTCTGCCAGGAAAATCATCTCAAGGAAGGGGATACCTGCACCTTCAATGTCATCGAAACCACACTGTGGAATGTACTTATCACGCGCCATGAGGAAAAGATGAATCAGTTCTGCTAT CAGGAAACCCCTAAGAGCAAGAAAAACAAGTCAAATACTGATGGACAAAAGATGCTTCAAGGCTCCATGAATTATTTGAACAAGAGTAGGACAAAAAGTGTCTTTGAGATTGGGCCACCTGCTTGGGTAAAGAAGGAGATCAATGCCAGCACAATTGAAAATCACCTC AATTTGCCACTGCCCTTCTGTAAGGCGATTGGATTTCGACAACGCTGCATGATCACGCTCAAAACTTCTACCAGCAGCACCAAATCTTGGCAGGCGTGTCTAAACCTGTACCAGAATTGCGGCCAGCTGGTTGGAGGCTGGAAGAGTTTCTGCCTCGATAATGGGATCAGGGTGGGCGATGTCTGCACCATGGAGATCATAGAAACCACCCTGTGGAATGTCACCGTCGATCGTCGAGAAGATAGGACCAGGTAG
- the LOC120693895 gene encoding putative B3 domain-containing protein Os04g0346900 isoform X3: MASSGDHAAAAKHLRVLLPFTCDSLRIPDELAEEIGAEEALVVGPMGGNGKVLWRVEVGRDGNGAFLGRGWPELADACGVGAGWLLVLRHRGRGVLTVKAFDRTRCLRDLGAPAPSPAEAAVSGKATARKPQFIIVLSTDFMEKMPIPAKFLQQHIPKEHQNNCGWSQFMVFHDITESNALLVRYEGNMVFTVKVFGTDGIPRDSKQKENRAQQRSTLPHSEKLQKAPSVSIQKHKRKNKTSLGRNSIYKIGPPSWIKKQINTNTLEKHLALAKAFCDAIGLQKPCTITLRTSRADGTKSWLVHGLTCKTSSYLLVQGWRQFCQENHLKEGDTCTFNVIETTLWNVLITRHEEKMNQFCYQETPKSKKNKSNTDGQKMLQGSMNYLNKSRTKSVFEIGPPAWVKKEINASTIENHLNLPLPFCKAIGFRQRCMITLKTSTSSTKSWQACLNLYQNCGQLVGGWKSFCLDNGIRVGDVCTMEIIETTLWNVTVDRREDRTR; the protein is encoded by the exons ATGGCTTCGTCCGGCGaccacgccgcggccgccaagCACCTCAGGGTGCTGCTGCCGTTCACCTGCGACAGTCTG CGCATCCCCGACGAGCTCGCCGAGGAGATCGGCGCCGAGGAGGCCCTCGTCGTTGGCCCGATGGGCGGCAATGGCAAGGTCTTATGGCGCGTCGAGGTCGGGCGCGACGGCAACGGCGCGTTCCTGGGCCGCGGCTGGCCCGAGCTCGCCGACGCGTGCGGCGTCGGCGCAGGGTGGCTcctcgtcctccgccaccgcggccgcggcgtgctGACGGTCAAGGCCTTCGACCGCACCCGCTGCCTCAGGGACCTCGGCGCTCCCGCTCCGTCTCCAG CTGAAGCAGCCGTGAGTGGCAAAGCCACCGCTCGTAAGCCACAGTTCATCATTGTGCTTTCAACCGATTTCATGGAAAAGATG CCAATACCTGCTAAGTTTCTGCAACAGCACATCCCCAAAGAGCACCAGAACAATT GTGGCTGGTCGCAGTTTATGGTGTTTCATGACATTACGGAATCTAATGCCCTGCTGGTGAGGTATGAGGGCAACATGGTTTTCACTGTCAAAGTGTTTGGCACTGATGGAATTCCGAGAGATTCCAAGCAGAAGGAAAACAGAGCTCAACAAA GATCAACATTACCACATAGTGAGAAGTTGCAGAAAGCACCATCTGTTTCCATTCAGAAGCATAAGCGTAAGAACAAGACATCATTAGGAAGGAACTCGATCTACAAGATTGGGCCGCCATCATGGATAAAGAAGCAGATCAACACCAACACACTTGAAAAGCATCTT GCTTTGGCAAAAGCTTTCTGTGATGCTATTGGGTTGCAGAAACCATGCACAATAACACTGAGAACCTCAAGAGCAGATGGTACTAAATCTTGGCTTGTGCATGGACTCACATGCAAAACTAGCAGCTACCTGCTTGTGCAGGGTTGGAGACAGTTCTGCCAGGAAAATCATCTCAAGGAAGGGGATACCTGCACCTTCAATGTCATCGAAACCACACTGTGGAATGTACTTATCACGCGCCATGAGGAAAAGATGAATCAGTTCTGCTAT CAGGAAACCCCTAAGAGCAAGAAAAACAAGTCAAATACTGATGGACAAAAGATGCTTCAAGGCTCCATGAATTATTTGAACAAGAGTAGGACAAAAAGTGTCTTTGAGATTGGGCCACCTGCTTGGGTAAAGAAGGAGATCAATGCCAGCACAATTGAAAATCACCTC AATTTGCCACTGCCCTTCTGTAAGGCGATTGGATTTCGACAACGCTGCATGATCACGCTCAAAACTTCTACCAGCAGCACCAAATCTTGGCAGGCGTGTCTAAACCTGTACCAGAATTGCGGCCAGCTGGTTGGAGGCTGGAAGAGTTTCTGCCTCGATAATGGGATCAGGGTGGGCGATGTCTGCACCATGGAGATCATAGAAACCACCCTGTGGAATGTCACCGTCGATCGTCGAGAAGATAGGACCAGGTAG
- the LOC120693895 gene encoding putative B3 domain-containing protein Os04g0346900 isoform X4 produces MASSGDHAAAAKHLRVLLPFTCDSLRIPDELAEEIGAEEALVVGPMGGNGKVLWRVEVGRDGNGAFLGRGWPELADACGVGAGWLLVLRHRGRGVLTVKAFDRTRCLRDLGAPAPSPGGWSQFMVFHDITESNALLVRYEGNMVFTVKVFGTDGIPRDSKQKENRAQQRSTLPHSEKLQKAPSVSIQKHKRKNKTSLGRNSIYKIGPPSWIKKQINTNTLEKHLALAKAFCDAIGLQKPCTITLRTSRADGTKSWLVHGLTCKTSSYLLVQGWRQFCQENHLKEGDTCTFNVIETTLWNVLITRHEEKMNQFCYQETPKSKKNKSNTDGQKMLQGSMNYLNKSRTKSVFEIGPPAWVKKEINASTIENHLNLPLPFCKAIGFRQRCMITLKTSTSSTKSWQACLNLYQNCGQLVGGWKSFCLDNGIRVGDVCTMEIIETTLWNVTVDRREDRTR; encoded by the exons ATGGCTTCGTCCGGCGaccacgccgcggccgccaagCACCTCAGGGTGCTGCTGCCGTTCACCTGCGACAGTCTG CGCATCCCCGACGAGCTCGCCGAGGAGATCGGCGCCGAGGAGGCCCTCGTCGTTGGCCCGATGGGCGGCAATGGCAAGGTCTTATGGCGCGTCGAGGTCGGGCGCGACGGCAACGGCGCGTTCCTGGGCCGCGGCTGGCCCGAGCTCGCCGACGCGTGCGGCGTCGGCGCAGGGTGGCTcctcgtcctccgccaccgcggccgcggcgtgctGACGGTCAAGGCCTTCGACCGCACCCGCTGCCTCAGGGACCTCGGCGCTCCCGCTCCGTCTCCAG GTGGCTGGTCGCAGTTTATGGTGTTTCATGACATTACGGAATCTAATGCCCTGCTGGTGAGGTATGAGGGCAACATGGTTTTCACTGTCAAAGTGTTTGGCACTGATGGAATTCCGAGAGATTCCAAGCAGAAGGAAAACAGAGCTCAACAAA GATCAACATTACCACATAGTGAGAAGTTGCAGAAAGCACCATCTGTTTCCATTCAGAAGCATAAGCGTAAGAACAAGACATCATTAGGAAGGAACTCGATCTACAAGATTGGGCCGCCATCATGGATAAAGAAGCAGATCAACACCAACACACTTGAAAAGCATCTT GCTTTGGCAAAAGCTTTCTGTGATGCTATTGGGTTGCAGAAACCATGCACAATAACACTGAGAACCTCAAGAGCAGATGGTACTAAATCTTGGCTTGTGCATGGACTCACATGCAAAACTAGCAGCTACCTGCTTGTGCAGGGTTGGAGACAGTTCTGCCAGGAAAATCATCTCAAGGAAGGGGATACCTGCACCTTCAATGTCATCGAAACCACACTGTGGAATGTACTTATCACGCGCCATGAGGAAAAGATGAATCAGTTCTGCTAT CAGGAAACCCCTAAGAGCAAGAAAAACAAGTCAAATACTGATGGACAAAAGATGCTTCAAGGCTCCATGAATTATTTGAACAAGAGTAGGACAAAAAGTGTCTTTGAGATTGGGCCACCTGCTTGGGTAAAGAAGGAGATCAATGCCAGCACAATTGAAAATCACCTC AATTTGCCACTGCCCTTCTGTAAGGCGATTGGATTTCGACAACGCTGCATGATCACGCTCAAAACTTCTACCAGCAGCACCAAATCTTGGCAGGCGTGTCTAAACCTGTACCAGAATTGCGGCCAGCTGGTTGGAGGCTGGAAGAGTTTCTGCCTCGATAATGGGATCAGGGTGGGCGATGTCTGCACCATGGAGATCATAGAAACCACCCTGTGGAATGTCACCGTCGATCGTCGAGAAGATAGGACCAGGTAG
- the LOC120693895 gene encoding putative B3 domain-containing protein Os04g0346900 isoform X2: MASSGDHAAAAKHLRVLLPFTCDSLRIPDELAEEIGAEEALVVGPMGGNGKVLWRVEVGRDGNGAFLGRGWPELADACGVGAGWLLVLRHRGRGVLTVKAFDRTRCLRDLGAPAPSPAEAAVSGKATARKPQFIIVLSTDFMEKMPIPAKFLQQHIPKEHQNNCMAIVLGPHGKVYNIKLETYRSDMFFTGGWSQFMVFHDITESNALLVRYEGNMVFTVKVFGTDGIPRDSKQKENRAQQRSTLPHSEKLQKAPSVSIQKHKRKNKTSLGRNSIYKIGPPSWIKKQINTNTLEKHLALAKAFCDAIGLQKPCTITLRTSRADGTKSWLVHGLTCKTSSYLLVQGWRQFCQENHLKEGDTCTFNVIETTLWNVLITRHEEKMNQFCYETPKSKKNKSNTDGQKMLQGSMNYLNKSRTKSVFEIGPPAWVKKEINASTIENHLNLPLPFCKAIGFRQRCMITLKTSTSSTKSWQACLNLYQNCGQLVGGWKSFCLDNGIRVGDVCTMEIIETTLWNVTVDRREDRTR, encoded by the exons ATGGCTTCGTCCGGCGaccacgccgcggccgccaagCACCTCAGGGTGCTGCTGCCGTTCACCTGCGACAGTCTG CGCATCCCCGACGAGCTCGCCGAGGAGATCGGCGCCGAGGAGGCCCTCGTCGTTGGCCCGATGGGCGGCAATGGCAAGGTCTTATGGCGCGTCGAGGTCGGGCGCGACGGCAACGGCGCGTTCCTGGGCCGCGGCTGGCCCGAGCTCGCCGACGCGTGCGGCGTCGGCGCAGGGTGGCTcctcgtcctccgccaccgcggccgcggcgtgctGACGGTCAAGGCCTTCGACCGCACCCGCTGCCTCAGGGACCTCGGCGCTCCCGCTCCGTCTCCAG CTGAAGCAGCCGTGAGTGGCAAAGCCACCGCTCGTAAGCCACAGTTCATCATTGTGCTTTCAACCGATTTCATGGAAAAGATG CCAATACCTGCTAAGTTTCTGCAACAGCACATCCCCAAAGAGCACCAGAACAATTGTATGGCCATTGTTCTGGGCCCCCATGGCAAAGTTTATAACATTAAACTTGAGACATATCGATCGGACATGTTCTTCACAGGTGGCTGGTCGCAGTTTATGGTGTTTCATGACATTACGGAATCTAATGCCCTGCTGGTGAGGTATGAGGGCAACATGGTTTTCACTGTCAAAGTGTTTGGCACTGATGGAATTCCGAGAGATTCCAAGCAGAAGGAAAACAGAGCTCAACAAA GATCAACATTACCACATAGTGAGAAGTTGCAGAAAGCACCATCTGTTTCCATTCAGAAGCATAAGCGTAAGAACAAGACATCATTAGGAAGGAACTCGATCTACAAGATTGGGCCGCCATCATGGATAAAGAAGCAGATCAACACCAACACACTTGAAAAGCATCTT GCTTTGGCAAAAGCTTTCTGTGATGCTATTGGGTTGCAGAAACCATGCACAATAACACTGAGAACCTCAAGAGCAGATGGTACTAAATCTTGGCTTGTGCATGGACTCACATGCAAAACTAGCAGCTACCTGCTTGTGCAGGGTTGGAGACAGTTCTGCCAGGAAAATCATCTCAAGGAAGGGGATACCTGCACCTTCAATGTCATCGAAACCACACTGTGGAATGTACTTATCACGCGCCATGAGGAAAAGATGAATCAGTTCTGCTAT GAAACCCCTAAGAGCAAGAAAAACAAGTCAAATACTGATGGACAAAAGATGCTTCAAGGCTCCATGAATTATTTGAACAAGAGTAGGACAAAAAGTGTCTTTGAGATTGGGCCACCTGCTTGGGTAAAGAAGGAGATCAATGCCAGCACAATTGAAAATCACCTC AATTTGCCACTGCCCTTCTGTAAGGCGATTGGATTTCGACAACGCTGCATGATCACGCTCAAAACTTCTACCAGCAGCACCAAATCTTGGCAGGCGTGTCTAAACCTGTACCAGAATTGCGGCCAGCTGGTTGGAGGCTGGAAGAGTTTCTGCCTCGATAATGGGATCAGGGTGGGCGATGTCTGCACCATGGAGATCATAGAAACCACCCTGTGGAATGTCACCGTCGATCGTCGAGAAGATAGGACCAGGTAG